A window of Mesotoga sp. Brook.08.105.5.1 genomic DNA:
TCGGAAATTGACATGGCCGGAGTTGGATCTGCGAAACTGAAGAGCTATCTGAAGACGCTTACAGATGACGACAATCTGATACGGAGAGTATCAATCGCCTGTTATGAAGCTGAAGTGAACGTCGTAATTCATAGCGGTAGCGAAGGTTATATCTTCGCCTGGTACGATGAGGCCCTGGTAAGAGTGAGAGTTGAAGACTATGGAAGAGGTATTGAAAACGTGGAGCAGGCAATCAAGGAAGGATTCTCCACGGCGTCTGATCACATTCGCGAGCTGGGTTTTGGAGCGGGGATGGGCCTTCCGAACATGAGAAGGTACTCAGACAAAATGGTTGTAGTATCTGAGACGGGAAAAGGGGTTGTGGTTGAAATGCACTTCTATCGAAATGGGAGGAAATGACATGAGATTGAGCGAACTGGTTGACAAATGTGGGACAAAAGTAGTCACAGACTTACCTCTCGAGGCTGACATATCGGATGCTTACATTGGAGACTTGCTTAGCGACGTAATGGGAAATGCCCCATCGAATTCTATCTGGTTGACTGTTCAGTCTCATATGAATATTCTGGCAGTTGCCACTATTGTAGGGGTCAAAGCAATTGTGTTGTGTAATGGTCTTCACTTCGACGACGCGACTATTAGAAAGGCCGAGGAAACGGGAATCGTCCTTATGGAAAGCGAAGAAACTACCTTCGATCTTGTTTACAGGCTAATAAAGAGTGGTTTCAAGGGCTGAAGTGTTTTGCAGTTTCTTTGCGACTTTCACATTCATAGCTGTCTCTCTCCATGTGCCGAAATTACAATGACGCCAGGCGAGATTGCAAAAGTATGTGTATCAAGAGGGATCGATTGGATTGCTATTACGGATCATAACAGTGCGGGTAACGTTAGAGTTTTCAGCAGTGTTCTTCAAGAAGTGGGGGTTTCCGTGATCCCCGGCATAGAAGTACACACACTTGAGGATGTTCACGTATTAGCGTATTTTCCAGATGTTTCGTCAGCAGAAGGGTATTCTGCATTTCTTAAGAGAGAGAAGCTTCCGATAGTTACGATAGACCCTGAGATATCTGGTTATCAGTTGTTGGTGGATGAGAATGATTCTTTTGTAGGTATGGAGGAAATCTGGCTTGGACAGCCAGCTTCTCTGAGCATTTCTGAGACTCTTAAGACTGTAGAAGAGAATGGTGGGATTTCGGTAATGGCTCATATTGATAGGAAAATGGGTCTCATTGTGCAGCTCGGACTTGTACCAGAAGAATGTATAGAAGTGCCCATGGAGATTTCTTTTGAAAGGACTCTGAAGCGGGGGCTGCAGACGAAAAACATTATACATTCAAGTGATGCACATAGTTTAGACCTGATCAAGCCCACAGTGGCAATTTCGGCCAGCACAAGAAGCTTCGAGGAGTTCAAAACTGCGATTTTTTCCTCAGGAAGGGCGTTGAGTATAATATGGGACTGAGAACAATCTGCGACCACATACTGGATATTGCTCAGAACTCAGTAGATTCTGGAACAAAAACAGCGAAGTTAACGATCGAAGAAAGGAAGGAAGAGACTCTCTTTTTCTCGGTTGTGGACTGGGGTAAGGGCATTAATGCTCAATCTTTGGAAGCAGTCATGGATCCTTTCTATACGGAAAAGAAAAAGAAAGTCAATTTCGGATTAGGCTTGCCGATGCTGAAGTTTGCAGCTGAATCTACGGGAGGCAACTTCGAAATTCGTTCAGAGCCTGGGATTGGTACAGAGGTTAGCGCACTGTTCATTCTTTCAAGTGTCGACTGTCAGCCTGTAGGTGATGTCCCATCGACTCTATTTGCTGTGATTACTATGAAAGACAATGTAGACTGGACAATAGAGAGAGTTCTAGATGAAGATGGTTATTCTTTCTCCTCGGCTCAATTCAGAGAAGTTCTGGGGAACGACTGTTTCGTTTTTCCAGTCAAAATGAAGATGATTCTTGAAATTCTTCAGGAGGCAGAAATTTCACTGGGAGGTTTATCGGATGTCCATTAGAAGATTATCGATTATTCTTAGTCTGCTTTTGCTATGTGGGTTTGGTTTGGCAAGCATCGTTCCGTCAAGGATCGCTGTTCTTGACAACAGAGTGATCTCAGACAACGAAGTTCTAGAGATTCTGAACATTCAGCGTGGAAAGGAAATAAGCGGTTCTGAACTAGAAGAGGCGATAGAGAGAGTGAAGAACAGTGGTTACTTTTCCGATGTGTATCACAGCTTTGATGAAGCATCCAGACTTCTGACAGTTCAGGTCAAAGAGTACCCTGTTGTAGAGGTTTCAGTTGTTTTCGACGGTCCGAAAATCGTTGAAACATCTCTACTCGAAGCTGCTTCAGTTATCAAGAGTGGCAAACCTATGAATCCTTCAAGGTTGATGTATGATATTCCCTTAACCCTAGAAGCAATAGAGAGCAAACTGGCTGAAAGCGGTTATATAGAACCGTTTGTACGGGTAGAGTGGGAGACCGATAAAGACAGAGCCGACGTTTTTTCAGGCAATGTTACTGATAAGGTGAAGGTCACTTTTACAGTTAAAATCTCTTTCCTGTGGGAGCTTTCGATCGATGCTCCAATATCGGATGAAGCTAAATCCTATCTCCTTAGTAGATTGGAGATAGATTATTTGAAAAAGTATTACGATACTTCGATCCTGATTAGATGGGTCAATTCTAAGAAAAAGTATGTTCCAAGAGTCGAAGACATTAACAGAGTCGTTCAGACGATTTACTCCACTTATTATGCTAATTCAAACGGACAGTGGGGATTCGATGACAGAACTTATCAGGCGATGATCGTGACACTGAATAACGCCCTGAAAAGCGTGAGACAGGTGACGCTTCCCGATGAAGTTAGGGAAAGCAGCGCATTATCAATGAGTATCACTTTCACGCCGATAGAGTATGTAAAATCGGGATTCGAATTAAGAAGTGTCTTTATTGAGGGGAACGTTAACTTGCAGAAAGGAGAAATCCTTAGACAGACCGGTCTTGCTGAAGGTCAGAAGGTTGACAATGAGATTGCGGCAAAGGCAATTCAGGCAGTTCAAGACTTATATACCGATAGGGGTTATCCCTTTATGAGAATTGAGCCGGTAATTGATGAAAAAATCGGCTTCTTCAGTCTGAAGATAACTGAGCCCTTAGTGAGAGACGTAACAGTTGAATTTGATGGTCCAAAGAAGACTCAGGATTATCTCATCAATGACAAAATCGTCATTGAGAAGGGTAAGGTTTTGTCCTTGGATGAGCTTAGAAACACATATGCCTTCTTAAACAACACAGGTTACTTCTCGAAAGTGGATATTGCTCCTGTTCCTGTAGGTAGCGATGCATTGGATGTGAAGATCACGCTTACGGAAACCGATAAAAACAACAGGATTGGTGGCGGCGGAGGATGGCAGAATGGTCTGAATCTTTATCTTGATCTGGGACTGCTCAATGTGTGGGGTTATGGTCAGAATATCTCAACTACGCTCAGTGTTACCCTTCCAATGCCCAACAACAAAGAAGTTGTTTTGACTGAAGGAGCCACGGAAACAACAACGAGAAGACCGGCCTTTGATGCCACTATAGGCTATTCGATTCCCAAGATCGGTGGTTCCAGGCTTGATTTGGACACGGCCTTCAGACTGAAATTTACTGGATTTACGACAACAATCGATTCCACCGATACCATAGTAACCAAAGCTTCTCAGGATACAGAGTTCATGCTCTCATTTACTCCAAGTTACAAGCTGTCACCCGGACAAAAAATTGGGTTTACTGCGGGGTATGAGTATATTATGTCAGAGAGCAAGGTTTCTACAGAGACTAAGCCTGCGACTGGCGACGATACTGGGAGCGTCTCCGAAAGCTTTGACGGGCTGTTTACTGGGATAAGTTATCAGCTCTCTACCCGAGATGACATCCTAAGGCCGACAATGGGAAGTGAGTATCTTGCCGGCCTCACTGCTAGAGGTATCCTTGGGAAGGACGACAAACTGTTCCTTTCGGGATATGCAGAGTACAAGAATTTCATGTCAATAGGAGATCCAGTTCTTGGCTTCAGGATAAGAACGCAGCAGCTTTTCCCGCTCTCTTCTAACGGTGTCTTCAGAAACTATCTGTTTAGCCCGGACTCTCTCATTAGGGTAAGGGGTTCTCAGAGTATCGGTCAGAATTCCTACGGTGTAACTGTCGGTTCTGCCCAGCTGAGATATCCGTTGACACCGGAAACATCGTCAATACCTGTTGACATAGTTGGGTTCGGTGACTTGCTTTTCTATCGGAACAGTTCGGGCGGGGACATAATCGGAGGAAACTTTCTTGCTGATTTTGGTCTTTGCATAGATATATCAATTCCAATGATTGGGTTGGTTCGTCTTGGTTACGGATACAACACGAGCCTTGCTGAACAGAATTCCATGTATGGCAAGCCGTATTATGGAACTCCCTTCTTTGGTTTTGGGCCTGCATTCTAAGAAGATAAAGAAAGCGCGGCTTAGTCGCGCTTTCTTTATTGGTGAGTTGAGTTAAACTACTGCAGTCAAAAAGTTAAGCACAGATTCTGAGTTCGCAACAGGGTTGTAGCCACCCTCCTGTACAATAAGCTTTTGAACATCAACTTCCTGTATGAGTTTCCCCATCATTGAGAAGTCCTCATTGTTCAGGCTGAAATGGCCTATCCCGTCGTTTTTGTGGCTGTCAATTCCAAGAGAAATTATAAGCAAGTCAGGGGAAAAATCATCGATTTCCTGAAGTGCTTTCGAAAGAGTTCGCATGTATTCAGGTCCCTCTGTGCCACCCGGAAGAGGGAAATTCATGTTGAAACCTTCGCCCGAATCGGAACCAATCTCCCAAGAGTTGCCGCTTATCCAGGGGTAGAATATCTTTGGATCGCCATGAATGGAGACATAGAATACCGTGTCGTCGTAGTAGAAGATCTCCTGAGTTCCGTTTCCATGATGGAAATCGACGTCAAGAATTGCGACGAAGCCTCTAGTGTGTTTTTGGTAGTATCGCGCGGCAATTGCTGCATTGTTGAAGTAGCAGTATCCTCCACCAGTCGATATACCGGCATGATGTCCTGGGGGTCGGCAAAGAGCATAGGAAACACTTTCACTGTCGAGGATTGAATCGACGGCGTTTAAGGCTGTGGAAACGGCAGCAAGCCCTCCAACATAGCAACCCGAGGTGACCGGCGTGCCAGTATCGAAGAGTTTGTCATATCCAAAGACCTCGGGGAAGTACTCTCTGTCTCTTGATACTGAGAGACTCTTTTCTCTTAACCATTCAACGTACTCTGGTGTATGCACCTGATAAAGATGAGAACAGTGGTAATCTCTTGGTTCCCTAATACGAAAGCCCGCGGTCTCCAGCGTGCTGCGAATTGCCTCTATCCTTTCAGGTTTGTCCGGATTTTCGATCCAAAGGCCGTCTTCCAATTCTTTCATAGGTAGATGAAAGAGATGTCTTCTGTCATAGTAAGTTATCAATTTCCATTCACCCTGTCCCCGGAAGGTCCAGTCTCAAGCTTGTTCACTCTGACCTGGTGACGTCCACCCTCTTCAGATGAAGCGAGAAAAGCTTCCACTATCCAACCGGCTAGCTCGCTACCTATCAACCTTCCACCCAGCACGAGAACGTTAGCATGGTTGTGCCTTCTGGCAAGTGCGGCCATTTCCGGAAATAGGCAAAGAGCAGCGCGAACACCCCGATGCTTGTTTGCGGCAATCGACATGCCAATTCCAGTCCCACATAGTAAAACACCGAAGTCGGAGTCTCCGCTCGTTACCGACTTACATACCTTATCGGCATAGTCTGGATAATCAACAGATCGTTCACCAGATTCAGGACCGAAGTCGACCACTGAATGACCCTTTTCTCTGATGTAGTTTACAACGAAATCTTTGAGCTGATAGGCAGCGTGATCAGAAGCAACTGCGATTTTCATGTCCATACTCCTTAGAAATGGCTTTGCTATTTGTACCAGCGGAGTACACCGGAAAGCCGTCCCTGGATTTTCACCCTGTTTGCTTCAACGACAATTGGAAGCATCTCCGGGTTTGAAGGCACCAGCCTAATCTTAGGTCCCTCGTTCTCATATCTCTTAAGGGTAGCATACTCGTCGTCTATTAGGGCCACAACAATATCACCGTTATTAGCCCATTCCTGTTTTCTAATAATAACAAAGTCACCGCTCATGATATGAGAGTCAATCATGCTGTTCCCGGTTACTTTCAGCATGTAGTATTCAAAACCTCTTCTTATCATCCACAAAGGAACAGGAATCTTCTCTTCCTCAGTCTGGACAGCTTGG
This region includes:
- a CDS encoding histone deacetylase family protein, producing MITYYDRRHLFHLPMKELEDGLWIENPDKPERIEAIRSTLETAGFRIREPRDYHCSHLYQVHTPEYVEWLREKSLSVSRDREYFPEVFGYDKLFDTGTPVTSGCYVGGLAAVSTALNAVDSILDSESVSYALCRPPGHHAGISTGGGYCYFNNAAIAARYYQKHTRGFVAILDVDFHHGNGTQEIFYYDDTVFYVSIHGDPKIFYPWISGNSWEIGSDSGEGFNMNFPLPGGTEGPEYMRTLSKALQEIDDFSPDLLIISLGIDSHKNDGIGHFSLNNEDFSMMGKLIQEVDVQKLIVQEGGYNPVANSESVLNFLTAVV
- a CDS encoding PHP domain-containing protein, which produces MQFLCDFHIHSCLSPCAEITMTPGEIAKVCVSRGIDWIAITDHNSAGNVRVFSSVLQEVGVSVIPGIEVHTLEDVHVLAYFPDVSSAEGYSAFLKREKLPIVTIDPEISGYQLLVDENDSFVGMEEIWLGQPASLSISETLKTVEENGGISVMAHIDRKMGLIVQLGLVPEECIEVPMEISFERTLKRGLQTKNIIHSSDAHSLDLIKPTVAISASTRSFEEFKTAIFSSGRALSIIWD
- a CDS encoding POTRA domain-containing protein, with amino-acid sequence MSIRRLSIILSLLLLCGFGLASIVPSRIAVLDNRVISDNEVLEILNIQRGKEISGSELEEAIERVKNSGYFSDVYHSFDEASRLLTVQVKEYPVVEVSVVFDGPKIVETSLLEAASVIKSGKPMNPSRLMYDIPLTLEAIESKLAESGYIEPFVRVEWETDKDRADVFSGNVTDKVKVTFTVKISFLWELSIDAPISDEAKSYLLSRLEIDYLKKYYDTSILIRWVNSKKKYVPRVEDINRVVQTIYSTYYANSNGQWGFDDRTYQAMIVTLNNALKSVRQVTLPDEVRESSALSMSITFTPIEYVKSGFELRSVFIEGNVNLQKGEILRQTGLAEGQKVDNEIAAKAIQAVQDLYTDRGYPFMRIEPVIDEKIGFFSLKITEPLVRDVTVEFDGPKKTQDYLINDKIVIEKGKVLSLDELRNTYAFLNNTGYFSKVDIAPVPVGSDALDVKITLTETDKNNRIGGGGGWQNGLNLYLDLGLLNVWGYGQNISTTLSVTLPMPNNKEVVLTEGATETTTRRPAFDATIGYSIPKIGGSRLDLDTAFRLKFTGFTTTIDSTDTIVTKASQDTEFMLSFTPSYKLSPGQKIGFTAGYEYIMSESKVSTETKPATGDDTGSVSESFDGLFTGISYQLSTRDDILRPTMGSEYLAGLTARGILGKDDKLFLSGYAEYKNFMSIGDPVLGFRIRTQQLFPLSSNGVFRNYLFSPDSLIRVRGSQSIGQNSYGVTVGSAQLRYPLTPETSSIPVDIVGFGDLLFYRNSSGGDIIGGNFLADFGLCIDISIPMIGLVRLGYGYNTSLAEQNSMYGKPYYGTPFFGFGPAF
- a CDS encoding ATP-binding protein: MGLRTICDHILDIAQNSVDSGTKTAKLTIEERKEETLFFSVVDWGKGINAQSLEAVMDPFYTEKKKKVNFGLGLPMLKFAAESTGGNFEIRSEPGIGTEVSALFILSSVDCQPVGDVPSTLFAVITMKDNVDWTIERVLDEDGYSFSSAQFREVLGNDCFVFPVKMKMILEILQEAEISLGGLSDVH
- the rpiB gene encoding ribose 5-phosphate isomerase B, whose amino-acid sequence is MKIAVASDHAAYQLKDFVVNYIREKGHSVVDFGPESGERSVDYPDYADKVCKSVTSGDSDFGVLLCGTGIGMSIAANKHRGVRAALCLFPEMAALARRHNHANVLVLGGRLIGSELAGWIVEAFLASSEEGGRHQVRVNKLETGPSGDRVNGN
- the lexA gene encoding transcriptional repressor LexA, translated to MTLTEKQKKILEYIENFIKLYGYPPSIRDICRDFEISSPRGVAKHLESLEKKGYIERTGVSRGIRVLKSPDGSSLEPGEDVVMLPVIGNVAAGEAVQAVQTEEEKIPVPLWMIRRGFEYYMLKVTGNSMIDSHIMSGDFVIIRKQEWANNGDIVVALIDDEYATLKRYENEGPKIRLVPSNPEMLPIVVEANRVKIQGRLSGVLRWYK
- a CDS encoding iron-sulfur binding hydrogenase, producing the protein MRLSELVDKCGTKVVTDLPLEADISDAYIGDLLSDVMGNAPSNSIWLTVQSHMNILAVATIVGVKAIVLCNGLHFDDATIRKAEETGIVLMESEETTFDLVYRLIKSGFKG